CACCACGGTGTGAACCAATCCTGAGCCGCCCTGCTGGGAAGGCTCATTGAAGATGAAGTCTGCAGCAGCTGGCTGGCAGGACGGATTTTGGGATGGGATACAGGCAGAGGCATTTCCCCACCAGCTTCGCACTGGAGGTGACTCCATGGTTCAGAACTTGTTACTTTTTCCCTCACACGTGAGCTATTTTTCCTAGTTTCCTTTGAATGATCAGACCGAAAGTCAAGTTTTCGAGGTTTAGGCTCATCCTTCAAAATACCTGGTATAACTTTTGCAGATACCTTCCTCATATTCAAGTTTTCTTTCAGAATGAGCCTAACGGTTTCTTTATCTAAATTTAACTCTTCAGCCATCATCCTCACAGTTAACTGCCTATTCGAACAAACCAAGTCCTTGACCTTCTGGATATTTTCATCCGTCCGGTGGGTGACTGGACGACCACTTCGGGCATCATCTCGAATGTCTTCCCGCCCTTCTTTAAACCTTTTGTGCCAGTCGAAAACTCTGGCCCTTGACATAACTTCATCCCCATAAGCTTCTTTTAAAAGATGGTGGGTTTCACTTGCAGACTTGTTCAATTTCACGCAGAATTTGATACTAATCCTTTGTTCTAGATATCGGTCACTCATTTTGGCACTCAAATAACACAGGAACGTTAAAATGCCACGAGTGTGAGGGGAAGACAGAGGGACCAATCTCTATAGGGCTGCAGGTGGAATCATGTCGCTATTCTTGCTCCTCTGAAACCTCATCAGGGAAGAGTAATTGCTTTTCTGAGTTTCAGCCCCTCGGCTTCCAATCTAGAAGCTAACGGGGCCAAAGAGTAGCTGCAAAGCTGGGGAAAATGAAAGCTCCTAGAACCCACGTCTGCGTCCAACTCCGCGGCACGGAGATCTCCTGGGGGTGTGCAAACCAGTTACTAAGGCCGTCCCGTTCCGCGGCCCTTAAGAGTCTACGGCGATTTCCGCAATAAAAGCCTATGTGGTGTTAATTTAAGCAAGCAAGAAGCGATGCACCGGTGATGTAACGTGCAAGCTCGCCCCAGACCTGCAGAAACCCGCGCACGCGAAACCTACCGGAGCTGCCCCGGGATCCGAGGCTCTAGAGTCCGGGAGACACGCCCGCATGCGCCATTCCCTCCACTCGCGGGGTAGGCCGTGCGCAGGCGCACTGCGGCAGCCTGGGCCAGGccccgcctccgcctccgcctcgcCACACCCGAGCAGGCGCGCTTCCTTGCGCGTGCCCGCCTGTGGAGAAGTCGGCGGaaaggagggggcgggggaggaaggCTGAGGGAAGAGAGGGCACCCCCGGGCGTCAGGGTGCATTGTGGGAAGGAGGCGGCAGCGTCCCGGGCGGGCGGGAGGTGCaccagcggcggcggcggcggtaaATCCTCCCGGCCGCTCACAGCACTGTGGAGCCGCATCCCCAGCCCGGCCTCGGACCGCGGCGCCCCTCCTGCCCCTCGCGGCTTCTCTcccgcccgcccctccccccggcGCGCCGGCCCTAACGAGCCGGCCGGCCGGCCTGGCTCCCCTCCCCGGCCCCGACGGGCGGGCGGGCTGCCCTgaggaggcggggaggggagggctgggccGGCCGGCGGGCAGACGACGATGCCGAACTTCTGCGCGGCCCCCAACTGCACGCGGAAGAGCACGCAGTCGGACCTGGCCTTTTTCAGGTTCCCGCGGGATCCAGCCAGGTGAGCGGTGGGCGCGGAGCTGGCAGCCCGGGACCTCCTCCGCGATGCGCGCTGCCAGCCGCCGGCCCTGGGCAGGCTCCGGGGCTaagaggggctgggggagcacAGTTGTCGACCCCAGCCCGGCTCCGAGGTGGGGAGCGGGCCTCCAGCCGTGGGCGGGGTGGCGCTCGAGGACCTTGGAGCACGTGCGCCCGCGGGGGCTCGGCGCGTAGGGCTCCACCCGAAATTAGAGGCAACTGGGGCGGTGCGGGCGGGGTAAGGTGGGTTCTCGCCCTGATTAGCTCGTGTGACCTCGGACAAGTCTCTGTCCTCTCTGGGCTTTAGTTTCCCTAGCTGTCAAAAGAGGAACTTGGATTCTATGGTTGTGGTCACCGGGGCCCTTCTACCCCCGGGACAGTGTTTCTTTTTGGAGTCCGGCCACCTTTGATCTCAAGTCAGGTCACAACTACTCCCTCCTTCGGACTTGTGCATGGTTCAGATTCTGGCTCTGACCGTTACTCATTATCTCACTTGGTTAATGTGGGGATAACGGGCGGGTGGGGCGGGGTACGCGAGAGGGCATGGGAGTTAGTACTGAAACCTCTTCTCTGAGGTAACCCACACGCTCTGACTTGTATTTAGAGAGTGGTAGAGTAGGGACTGTGTTTGAAAGGCTGAGGATTTTTTCCTTGGCATCCCTTGTTGATTCATACATTTCAGATCAACACCTAGTGTGTGCTAGGGCACTAACATTAGAGGTACCGGAAATTCACGGTGAACGAGGTAGGGTTGCTGCCTGCAGAAAGCTTACAGTCCATTAAGGAGGCAGATATGTAAGCAAGCGATTATAATATAGCATGCTGTTTATTAGTTCTACAAATATCTATCGAAGGCCTACTAGGTACTATGCATTATTCTGAGCACTGGGAGGGTACAGATGAATATATcgaagtccctgctctcatggagttta
This region of Mesoplodon densirostris isolate mMesDen1 chromosome 7, mMesDen1 primary haplotype, whole genome shotgun sequence genomic DNA includes:
- the GVQW3 gene encoding protein GVQW3, encoding MSDRYLEQRISIKFCVKLNKSASETHHLLKEAYGDEVMSRARVFDWHKRFKEGREDIRDDARSGRPVTHRTDENIQKVKDLVCSNRQLTVRMMAEELNLDKETVRLILKENLNMRKVSAKVIPGILKDEPKPRKLDFRSDHSKETRKNSSRVREKVTSSEPWSHLQCEAGGEMPLPVSHPKIRPASQLLQTSSSMSLPSRAAQDWFTPW